A section of the Bacillus sp. V2I10 genome encodes:
- a CDS encoding aspartate aminotransferase family protein produces MKYNSSLSERALKVLPPVANRATSIGVTSAYDSTVVDENGKKYLDFASGVGVNNVGHCHPEVINAVKEQLDSMIHIGHNVAYYPSYIELAEILNDLTGSKRMVYFSNSGAEANEGAIKLAKKATKRPAIISFKRGFHGRTIATTSITFSSSAYRKDYEGLLPSVYLCEYPYTFRTGLSEEEETRRCIQSLEDVFQYQVDPSQVAAIILEPIQGEGGYIVPPKGFLKQIRAICDQFGILLIFDEVQTGFGRTGKMFAYEHFGVEPDILTLGKGIASGFPLSALVAKREIMEKWEAGTHGGTYGGNPVSCSAAIASIKILKREGIENAEKMGNYFKQKLLELKNEFNGIGDVRGLGLMIGVEFIDHKGKPDPQKVTDMRQYALENGLILLPCGSDKNVLRFIPPVTVLKSELDQAFKILKEGLKKLDKKESGHAIH; encoded by the coding sequence TTGAAGTACAACAGCAGTTTATCAGAGAGAGCGTTAAAAGTATTGCCACCCGTAGCTAATAGAGCTACTTCAATTGGAGTTACGAGTGCATACGACTCTACAGTAGTGGACGAAAACGGGAAGAAATATTTGGATTTTGCTAGTGGAGTAGGGGTCAATAATGTAGGGCACTGCCATCCAGAGGTAATTAACGCGGTAAAGGAACAATTGGATTCGATGATTCATATTGGTCATAATGTTGCCTATTATCCTTCTTATATCGAATTAGCTGAGATACTAAATGATCTTACGGGATCTAAGCGAATGGTGTATTTCTCAAATAGTGGTGCAGAAGCTAATGAAGGAGCTATTAAATTAGCGAAAAAGGCAACCAAACGGCCTGCGATTATATCGTTTAAAAGAGGATTCCACGGTCGTACAATAGCGACAACATCCATTACTTTTTCAAGTTCTGCATATAGAAAAGATTATGAAGGTTTGTTACCAAGTGTTTACTTATGCGAATATCCATATACTTTTCGAACAGGTCTGAGTGAAGAAGAAGAAACGAGAAGGTGTATTCAAAGCTTGGAAGACGTTTTTCAATATCAGGTAGATCCTTCTCAAGTAGCTGCAATTATTCTTGAGCCAATCCAGGGTGAAGGAGGATATATTGTTCCTCCGAAGGGATTTTTGAAACAAATAAGAGCGATTTGTGATCAATTTGGCATTCTGCTAATTTTTGATGAAGTACAGACCGGTTTTGGCAGAACAGGTAAGATGTTTGCTTATGAGCACTTTGGGGTCGAGCCCGATATCCTAACTTTAGGTAAGGGAATTGCATCTGGTTTTCCATTAAGTGCCCTAGTTGCTAAGCGTGAAATCATGGAGAAGTGGGAAGCTGGAACACATGGTGGGACATACGGTGGGAATCCAGTTTCATGTTCAGCAGCAATTGCTTCTATAAAAATATTAAAACGAGAAGGTATTGAAAACGCTGAAAAAATGGGAAACTACTTTAAACAAAAATTACTAGAATTGAAAAATGAGTTTAATGGTATTGGTGATGTAAGGGGGCTAGGTTTAATGATTGGGGTGGAATTTATTGATCATAAAGGTAAGCCGGATCCCCAAAAAGTGACTGACATGAGGCAATATGCATTAGAAAATGGACTTATTCTATTACCTTGTGGATCGGATAAGAATGTCTTACGTTTTATCCCACCTGTAACGGTTTTAAAATCTGA
- a CDS encoding gamma carbonic anhydrase family protein → MIHGLRGKVPSIHSETFIHESAQIIGDVRIAKDVSIWPQAVLRGDDNNFIEIGDGSNIQDGCIGHVTPEFPLHIGKMVTVGHGAILHACKIEDGALIGIGAIVLDGAVVRKGAQVGAGAVVPPGRIIPEGALAIGIPAKVVKELTEEEKNENIHNAMEYIELWNRDYK, encoded by the coding sequence ATGATTCATGGTTTAAGAGGAAAGGTTCCATCCATCCATTCAGAAACCTTTATACATGAGTCGGCTCAAATTATTGGGGATGTAAGGATTGCAAAAGATGTGAGCATCTGGCCGCAAGCCGTATTAAGGGGAGATGATAATAATTTTATTGAAATAGGGGATGGAAGCAATATCCAAGACGGTTGTATCGGACATGTTACACCAGAATTCCCTTTACACATAGGAAAAATGGTAACAGTTGGACACGGCGCTATCCTGCATGCCTGCAAAATTGAAGATGGGGCATTGATTGGAATCGGAGCGATAGTTCTGGATGGTGCTGTTGTTAGAAAAGGAGCACAAGTAGGAGCTGGAGCAGTTGTACCCCCAGGCAGGATAATTCCAGAAGGAGCCCTTGCTATTGGAATCCCAGCTAAAGTGGTTAAGGAGCTTACGGAAGAAGAGAAGAATGAAAATATTCATAATGCAATGGAATATATTGAACTTTGGAATCGTGATTATAAATAG